One genomic segment of Nocardia spumae includes these proteins:
- a CDS encoding GNAT family N-acetyltransferase, producing MMSTVALKRSWAADLDTATLYKLLKLRVEVFVVEQKCAYPELDGLDLLAETRHFWLDDEGEIICTLRLLEEHDNGVKSFRIGRLCTTPEARGHGYTTRVLQAAIAEAGSATVRLNAQTYLVDLYTKHGFKPDGEEYEEDGIAHIPMRRG from the coding sequence ATGATGTCAACGGTTGCGCTCAAACGGTCGTGGGCCGCGGATCTGGATACCGCGACGCTGTACAAGCTGTTGAAATTGCGCGTCGAAGTGTTCGTCGTAGAGCAGAAATGCGCCTATCCGGAACTGGACGGGCTCGATCTGCTCGCCGAGACACGGCACTTCTGGCTCGACGACGAGGGTGAGATCATCTGCACCCTGCGCTTGCTCGAGGAGCACGACAACGGGGTGAAGTCGTTCCGGATCGGCCGGCTGTGCACCACGCCGGAGGCCCGCGGGCACGGGTACACCACCCGGGTGCTGCAAGCCGCCATCGCCGAAGCCGGTTCGGCGACAGTGCGTTTGAACGCCCAGACCTATCTGGTCGACCTCTATACCAAGCACGGGTTCAAGCCCGACGGCGAGGAGTACGAAGAGGACGGCATCGCGCACATCCCGATGCGCCGAGGCTGA
- a CDS encoding EI24 domain-containing protein, producing the protein MRDLTRGFGYLVRGQRWMATHRRQFGLGMLPGLLATVLYLAVLVALIRYAGELVTWATPFASDWSSPWPATLRGCLAVLLVLLGLFLAVITFTAVTLVIGQPFYEALSEQVDRSLSADGQVPESGLPLWRELWIGIRDGVRVLVRAAIWGVILFAAGFLPLVGQTVVPVLGVCVAGFFLAQELTAVAMLRRGIELREQLAVLRSRRLLVWGFGIPLAATFLVPFVAVVLMPGAVAGATMLARELCAADADAASRSRD; encoded by the coding sequence GTGCGGGATTTGACGCGGGGATTCGGATATCTGGTGCGGGGACAGCGCTGGATGGCTACGCATCGGCGGCAGTTCGGGCTGGGCATGCTGCCCGGCCTGCTCGCCACGGTGCTGTATCTGGCGGTGCTGGTGGCGCTGATCCGCTACGCCGGCGAGCTGGTGACCTGGGCGACGCCGTTCGCGTCCGACTGGTCCTCGCCCTGGCCCGCGACCTTGCGCGGCTGCCTGGCGGTGCTGCTGGTCCTGCTGGGACTGTTCCTGGCGGTGATCACCTTCACCGCGGTGACGCTGGTGATCGGACAGCCGTTCTACGAGGCACTGTCCGAACAGGTGGACCGCTCGCTCTCGGCCGACGGACAGGTACCGGAATCGGGGCTGCCACTGTGGCGGGAACTGTGGATCGGTATCCGGGACGGGGTGCGCGTACTCGTGCGCGCGGCGATCTGGGGAGTGATCCTGTTCGCCGCCGGATTCCTGCCGCTGGTCGGCCAGACGGTCGTGCCGGTGCTCGGGGTCTGCGTGGCCGGATTCTTCCTGGCGCAGGAGCTCACCGCCGTCGCCATGCTGCGCCGCGGGATCGAGCTGCGCGAACAGCTGGCTGTGCTGAGGTCCCGGCGTCTGCTGGTGTGGGGCTTCGGAATTCCGCTGGCCGCCACATTTCTCGTGCCGTTCGTCGCGGTGGTGCTGATGCCGGGTGCGGTGGCCGGCGCCACGATGCTCGCGCGCGAACTCTGCGCGGCCGATGCCGACGCCGCCTCCCGATCGCGCGACTGA
- a CDS encoding cobyric acid synthase, with protein sequence MKGALLIAGTTSDAGKSVVVAGICRMLARRGVRVAPFKAQNMSNNSVVTLDGGEIGRAQALQARACGLEPSVRFNPVLLKPGSDRRSQLVVRGVAVDTVGARDYFRHRSRLREVVAAELAALRTDFDVVICEGAGSPAEINLRATDLANMGLARAARLPVLLVGDIDRGGVLAHLFGTVAILEPEDQQLISGFVINKFRGDVELLRPGLDQLTARTARPTLGVLPYSDELWIDAEDSLGTVADAPVGRPRPPLGAEWLTVAAIRLPRISNSTDIEALACEPGVSVRWVSEPSRLAGADVIVLPGSKSTVSDLNWLRRTGIAAAVAAHAAAGKPLLGICGGYQMLAHRIDDEVESSAGAVDGLGLLDLEIEFADPKILRRSGGRGAPADAAVAGVPVSGYEIHHGRVRRSGDPAWVELSGETGAGAEGSVRGSVRGTHLHGLLESDDFRRAWLRDAASRAGRTGFVVAPDTCVDAVRGAQLDLLADLVEQHLDIGALERLITIGAPPDLPGLTVGY encoded by the coding sequence TCGTCGTGGCCGGGATCTGCCGGATGCTGGCCCGGCGCGGGGTACGGGTCGCGCCGTTCAAGGCGCAGAACATGTCCAACAACTCCGTCGTCACCCTCGACGGCGGCGAGATCGGCCGAGCACAGGCACTGCAGGCTCGCGCCTGCGGCCTGGAACCGAGCGTGCGGTTCAACCCCGTGCTGCTCAAGCCCGGCAGCGATCGGCGCTCACAGCTGGTGGTGCGCGGCGTCGCCGTCGATACCGTGGGTGCGCGCGACTATTTCCGGCACCGCTCGCGGTTGCGCGAGGTGGTGGCCGCCGAATTGGCCGCGCTGCGTACCGACTTCGATGTGGTGATCTGCGAGGGCGCGGGTTCACCCGCCGAAATCAATCTGCGGGCCACCGATCTGGCGAATATGGGCCTGGCACGGGCGGCACGGCTGCCGGTGCTGCTGGTCGGCGATATCGACCGCGGTGGAGTGCTGGCCCATCTGTTCGGCACCGTCGCGATTCTGGAACCCGAGGATCAGCAGCTGATTTCGGGGTTCGTCATCAACAAGTTCCGCGGTGACGTCGAACTGCTGCGGCCCGGACTCGATCAGCTCACCGCCCGCACCGCCCGTCCGACACTGGGCGTGCTGCCGTATTCCGACGAGTTGTGGATCGACGCGGAGGATTCCCTCGGAACCGTCGCCGACGCGCCGGTCGGCCGTCCCCGGCCGCCGCTGGGTGCCGAATGGCTGACCGTGGCCGCGATCCGGCTGCCCCGCATCTCCAACTCCACCGATATCGAGGCCCTGGCCTGTGAGCCGGGGGTGTCGGTGCGCTGGGTCAGCGAACCCTCGCGCCTGGCGGGGGCCGACGTCATCGTGCTACCCGGCAGCAAATCGACGGTGTCGGACCTGAACTGGTTGCGCCGCACCGGCATCGCCGCCGCCGTCGCCGCGCACGCCGCGGCCGGGAAACCGCTGCTCGGGATCTGCGGCGGATATCAGATGCTCGCCCATCGGATCGACGACGAGGTGGAATCGTCGGCCGGCGCGGTGGACGGACTGGGACTGCTGGATCTCGAGATCGAATTCGCCGATCCGAAGATCTTGCGCCGCAGCGGCGGCCGAGGTGCGCCCGCCGACGCGGCGGTGGCGGGAGTCCCGGTGTCGGGCTACGAGATTCATCACGGCCGGGTGCGGCGCAGCGGCGATCCGGCATGGGTGGAACTGTCCGGCGAGACCGGCGCCGGCGCCGAGGGCAGCGTACGCGGCTCCGTCCGTGGCACCCATCTGCACGGACTGCTCGAATCGGACGATTTCCGGCGTGCGTGGCTGCGCGACGCCGCGAGCCGGGCCGGCCGCACCGGTTTCGTGGTGGCTCCCGACACCTGTGTCGACGCGGTGCGCGGCGCCCAGCTCGACCTGCTCGCCGACCTGGTCGAACAGCATCTGGACATCGGGGCGCTCGAACGGCTGATCACGATCGGCGCGCCGCCGGACCTGCCCGGCCTCACCGTCGGGTACTGA
- the mqo gene encoding malate dehydrogenase (quinone), translating into MDKEVDQPVPNAAMTEKTDVVLIGAGIMSATLGALLRQLQPDWSITMFERLDAAAPESSDPWNNAGTGHSALCELNYTPQQADGSVDITKAIDINERFQVSRQFWAYGAENGILADPSGFINPIPHVSFCHGADGVEYLRKRHAALSRHPLFEGMEFIDSAAEFSRRLPLMAKGRDFAEPVALNWTQTGTDIDFGSLTKQLLAYLGSSGVEIAFGNEVRNLSKQSDGSWTVKVRNTRTRAARTLNAKFVFVGAGGYALPLLQKAGIKEIQGFGGFPVSGQFLRCTNSELIGKHNAKVYGKAAVGAPPMSVPHLDTRVINGKPGLLFGPYAGWTPKFLKDGKLSDLFKSVRPGNVTPMLGVGVTELGLVKYLVSELLKSPAGKVDTMEEFIPRAEGNDWELITAGQRVQIIRRKGAGGVLELGTAVITSGDGSIAGLLGASPGASTCVSAMLDVMQRCFPDEYADWTPKLKEMVPSLGVKLSENQALFHEVWDWSTKALNLGDNTPIPAGVAHS; encoded by the coding sequence CTGGACAAGGAAGTCGATCAACCCGTGCCGAACGCTGCGATGACTGAAAAGACCGATGTAGTCCTCATCGGTGCCGGCATCATGAGTGCCACCCTCGGTGCACTGCTTCGTCAGTTGCAGCCCGATTGGTCGATCACCATGTTCGAGCGGCTGGACGCGGCCGCCCCCGAGAGCAGTGACCCGTGGAACAACGCGGGCACCGGCCATTCGGCGCTGTGCGAGCTGAACTACACGCCGCAGCAGGCCGATGGCTCGGTCGACATCACCAAGGCGATCGATATCAACGAGCGTTTTCAGGTGTCGCGCCAGTTCTGGGCCTACGGCGCCGAGAACGGCATCCTCGCCGACCCTTCGGGTTTCATCAACCCGATTCCGCACGTGAGCTTCTGCCACGGTGCCGACGGGGTCGAGTACCTGCGCAAGCGGCACGCGGCGCTGTCTCGCCATCCGCTGTTCGAGGGGATGGAATTCATCGACAGCGCAGCGGAATTCAGCCGGCGGCTGCCGCTCATGGCGAAGGGTCGTGACTTCGCCGAGCCGGTCGCGCTGAACTGGACGCAGACCGGCACCGATATCGACTTCGGCTCGCTCACCAAGCAGCTGCTGGCCTACCTGGGTTCCTCGGGCGTGGAGATCGCCTTCGGCAACGAGGTGCGCAACCTGTCCAAGCAGTCCGACGGCAGCTGGACGGTGAAGGTCCGCAATACCCGCACCCGCGCCGCACGCACCCTGAACGCCAAATTCGTCTTCGTGGGAGCCGGTGGTTACGCGCTGCCGCTGCTGCAGAAGGCCGGGATCAAGGAGATCCAGGGCTTCGGCGGCTTCCCGGTCAGCGGCCAGTTCCTGCGCTGCACCAACTCGGAGCTGATCGGCAAGCACAATGCCAAGGTCTACGGTAAGGCCGCCGTGGGCGCACCGCCGATGTCGGTGCCGCACTTGGACACTCGCGTGATCAACGGTAAGCCGGGCCTGCTGTTCGGCCCCTACGCCGGCTGGACGCCGAAGTTCCTCAAGGACGGCAAACTCAGCGATCTGTTCAAGTCGGTGCGCCCCGGAAACGTCACCCCGATGCTGGGTGTCGGGGTGACCGAATTGGGCCTGGTCAAGTACCTGGTGAGCGAACTGCTGAAGTCTCCGGCGGGCAAGGTCGACACCATGGAGGAGTTCATCCCCCGCGCCGAGGGCAACGATTGGGAGCTCATCACCGCCGGTCAGCGCGTGCAGATCATTCGCCGCAAGGGCGCCGGTGGCGTCCTCGAACTGGGCACCGCCGTGATCACCTCCGGGGACGGCAGTATCGCGGGCCTGCTCGGCGCGTCGCCGGGCGCCTCGACGTGCGTCAGCGCCATGCTCGATGTCATGCAGCGGTGCTTCCCCGACGAATACGCCGACTGGACACCGAAACTCAAGGAAATGGTGCCCTCGCTGGGCGTCAAACTGTCGGAGAATCAGGCGCTGTTCCACGAAGTGTGGGACTGGTCGACCAAGGCGCTGAACCTGGGCGACAACACGCCGATCCCCGCAGGGGTCGCGCACAGCTGA
- a CDS encoding alpha/beta fold hydrolase gives METRRIAVGDRAWTVRVGGPESRHTVLLLPDAGAPADVYDHVCERLHNSDLRTITPETIEGLDQAGVYAILDDLGVAWANLAGYGAGAELAWHLGARGFGRFVGLVVAGRPHPAVAVDGAAADASCPAVELPTTVIATDDLPRAVADACGRHVYGEFRVTQVDTAEVPVKADHEFATEIVLRSGLW, from the coding sequence ATGGAAACCCGGCGAATCGCGGTCGGTGACCGCGCCTGGACGGTACGAGTCGGCGGGCCGGAGTCCAGGCATACGGTGCTGTTGCTACCGGACGCCGGGGCTCCGGCCGACGTCTACGACCACGTGTGCGAGCGCCTGCACAACTCCGATCTGCGCACCATCACCCCGGAGACGATCGAGGGCCTGGATCAGGCCGGGGTCTACGCGATCCTCGACGACCTCGGGGTGGCATGGGCCAACCTCGCCGGATACGGCGCCGGTGCCGAGCTGGCGTGGCACTTGGGCGCGCGCGGATTCGGCCGCTTCGTCGGCCTGGTGGTCGCCGGTCGTCCCCATCCGGCCGTCGCGGTGGACGGTGCCGCCGCCGATGCGAGCTGCCCGGCGGTCGAACTGCCCACCACGGTCATCGCGACCGACGATCTGCCGCGCGCCGTCGCCGACGCCTGCGGCCGCCACGTCTACGGCGAATTCCGGGTGACCCAGGTCGACACCGCCGAGGTGCCGGTCAAGGCCGACCACGAATTCGCCACCGAGATCGTGCTGCGTTCCGGCCTGTGGTGA
- a CDS encoding cobyrinate a,c-diamide synthase, with product MNTPAVVIAAPASGSGKTTLATGLIGALRRAGHRVAPFKVGPDYIDPGYHGLAADRPGRNLDPVLVGAERVVPLYRHGSAGCDLSVVEGVMGLFDGRIDAENPAPIAEGSTAQVAALLGAPVLLVVDARGHSQSLAALLHGFATFDSGIRLGGVILNRVGSPRHEQVLRGACARVGLPVLGALPRMDELSVPARHLGLVPAVEHGTAAHRAVEAMTELVGAHIDLDAVARLAAVRIDGPAWDPVAELAATAPERAIVSRPVVAVAGGPAFTFGYAEHRELLTAAGARVAVFDPLHEQLPSGTTGVVLPGGFPEEHAADLAANAPLLSAVADAAERGMPIHAECAGLLYLTRTLDGHRMAGVLDATAEFGPRLTLGYRDAVALSDSALWRAGERVRGHEFHRTRLVDAGTSDPAWGWRSEAPVREGALRRRVHASYLHTHPAGNPTAIARFVDACARFGAARPAGDSHAPAR from the coding sequence GTGAACACGCCGGCCGTGGTGATCGCGGCCCCCGCCTCCGGAAGCGGAAAGACCACTCTGGCCACCGGTTTGATCGGAGCCCTGCGCCGGGCGGGCCATCGGGTCGCGCCGTTCAAGGTGGGGCCGGACTACATCGATCCCGGCTATCACGGCCTCGCCGCCGACCGGCCCGGACGCAATCTGGATCCGGTGCTGGTCGGGGCCGAGCGCGTGGTGCCGCTGTACCGGCACGGCAGCGCGGGGTGTGATCTGTCGGTGGTCGAAGGTGTGATGGGCCTGTTCGACGGTCGCATCGATGCGGAGAATCCGGCCCCGATCGCCGAGGGATCCACCGCGCAGGTCGCCGCGCTGCTGGGTGCGCCGGTGCTGCTGGTGGTCGACGCGCGCGGGCACAGTCAGAGCCTGGCGGCGCTGCTGCACGGATTCGCCACCTTCGACAGCGGGATTCGGCTCGGCGGCGTCATCCTCAACCGGGTCGGCAGCCCCCGTCACGAACAGGTGCTACGCGGTGCCTGTGCGCGCGTCGGCCTGCCGGTGCTCGGCGCTCTGCCGCGCATGGACGAATTATCCGTTCCGGCACGGCATCTCGGCCTGGTGCCCGCCGTCGAACACGGCACCGCGGCCCACCGTGCGGTCGAGGCCATGACCGAACTCGTCGGCGCGCACATCGATCTGGACGCGGTGGCCCGGCTGGCCGCGGTGCGGATCGACGGTCCGGCCTGGGATCCGGTCGCCGAACTCGCCGCCACCGCACCGGAGCGGGCGATCGTTTCCCGGCCGGTGGTCGCCGTCGCGGGCGGGCCCGCCTTCACCTTCGGATACGCCGAACATCGCGAACTGCTCACCGCGGCCGGTGCCCGGGTGGCGGTGTTCGATCCGCTGCACGAACAGTTGCCCTCGGGCACAACGGGTGTGGTGTTACCGGGCGGATTTCCCGAGGAACACGCCGCCGACCTGGCCGCCAACGCGCCGCTGCTGAGCGCGGTGGCCGATGCCGCCGAGCGCGGGATGCCGATCCACGCCGAATGCGCCGGGTTGCTGTATCTGACTCGCACGCTGGACGGGCACCGGATGGCCGGTGTGCTCGACGCGACCGCGGAATTCGGTCCCCGCCTGACTCTCGGCTACCGGGATGCGGTCGCCCTGTCGGATTCGGCGCTGTGGCGGGCCGGGGAACGTGTGCGCGGCCACGAATTCCACCGCACCCGGCTGGTGGACGCGGGAACCAGCGATCCGGCCTGGGGCTGGCGCAGCGAGGCGCCGGTCCGCGAAGGTGCCTTGCGTCGTCGGGTGCACGCCTCCTACCTGCACACCCATCCGGCCGGTAACCCCACGGCGATAGCACGTTTCGTCGATGCGTGCGCGCGGTTCGGCGCGGCGCGTCCGGCGGGTGATTCGCATGCGCCGGCCCGCTAG
- the cobO gene encoding cob(I)yrinic acid a,c-diamide adenosyltransferase, which translates to MPKGVPETIPDDGLTTRQRRNQPVLAVHTGPGKGKSTAAFGMALRAWNQGFDIAVFQFVKSAKWKVGEEAAFRTLGRLHAETGSGGPVEWHKMGEGWSWTRKQGSEDDHAAAALAGWQEIARRIAAEQHRFYVLDEFTYPLKWGWVDVDDVVETLVTRPGNQHVVITGRDAPQALLDAADLVTEMTKVKHPMDAGRKGQRGIEW; encoded by the coding sequence ATGCCCAAGGGCGTGCCGGAGACCATCCCCGACGACGGGCTGACCACTCGGCAGCGGCGCAATCAGCCGGTGCTGGCGGTACACACCGGCCCCGGCAAGGGTAAATCGACGGCGGCCTTCGGCATGGCGTTGCGGGCCTGGAATCAGGGCTTCGATATCGCGGTGTTCCAGTTCGTGAAGAGTGCGAAATGGAAGGTGGGCGAGGAGGCCGCGTTCCGCACGCTGGGCCGGTTGCACGCCGAAACAGGTTCCGGCGGTCCCGTCGAATGGCACAAGATGGGCGAGGGCTGGTCGTGGACCCGCAAACAGGGCAGCGAGGACGATCATGCCGCCGCGGCGCTGGCGGGCTGGCAGGAGATCGCCCGCCGGATCGCCGCCGAACAGCATCGTTTCTACGTCCTGGACGAATTCACCTATCCGCTGAAGTGGGGCTGGGTCGATGTCGACGACGTGGTGGAGACTCTGGTGACCCGGCCGGGTAACCAGCATGTGGTGATCACCGGGCGCGACGCGCCGCAGGCGCTGCTCGACGCCGCGGATCTGGTCACCGAGATGACCAAGGTGAAACACCCGATGGATGCCGGGCGCAAGGGGCAGCGGGGAATCGAATGGTGA
- a CDS encoding VWA domain-containing protein, which yields MLCAVHPGIGGVLVRGEKGTAKSTVVRALAQLLPPVSDERGQRPARLVELPVGATEDRVVGSLDLERVLRDGEQAFRPGLLAAAHHGVLYVDEVNLLHDHLVDVLLDAAAMGRVHVERDGVSHSHPARFVLVGTMNPEEGELRPQLLDRFGLTVDVAASREVDIRMAVVRRRLDYEADPAAFAAAYAAADRDIADRILGARERLGEVALDDIELRRIAALCAAFDVDGMRADLVVARTATAHAAWRGSDCVTAEDVRVAAELALPHRRRRDPFDEPGITEEQLDDAMREADREAEQARSDADRPAPPEDRESGSGTGASEGEDAPSDTGGTGPLDPAPSGDSDPDGPDDDGPDGSPGGGARERAAAAPADSAARPPHWEIPGVGEGAPGRRSRAHTRHGRVVRSVADTSTGLHLLGTLFAAAPHQVTRGRTEGPLALEPADLRGAYREGREGNLVVFVVDTSGSMAARDRLSAVTGAVVALLRDAYQRRDKVAVITVRGAEAELVLPPTSSVDIAVRRLADLRTGGKTPLAQGLLKAREVVAREHLRDPRRRAMVVLLTDGRATGGADPIPRARAAARLLARDGVSGVVVDCERGMVRLGLAAEFARELRATCLRLAELTGESVAAAVKSGLPHGRLAA from the coding sequence ATGCTGTGCGCCGTGCATCCCGGAATCGGCGGCGTGCTGGTGCGCGGGGAGAAGGGCACCGCGAAGTCGACCGTGGTGCGGGCGCTGGCGCAGCTGCTGCCCCCGGTCTCCGACGAGCGCGGGCAGCGTCCGGCGCGGCTGGTGGAACTGCCGGTGGGCGCCACCGAGGACCGGGTGGTGGGGTCGCTGGATCTGGAACGGGTCCTGCGCGATGGGGAACAGGCGTTCCGGCCCGGTCTGCTGGCCGCGGCCCATCACGGCGTGCTGTATGTCGACGAGGTCAACCTGCTGCACGATCATCTCGTCGACGTGCTGCTCGACGCGGCGGCGATGGGACGGGTGCATGTCGAGCGCGACGGGGTGTCGCATTCGCATCCCGCGCGATTCGTGCTGGTCGGCACGATGAATCCGGAGGAGGGCGAACTGCGGCCGCAGCTGCTGGACCGGTTCGGCCTCACCGTCGATGTCGCCGCCTCCCGGGAGGTGGACATCCGCATGGCGGTGGTGCGCCGCCGTCTGGATTACGAGGCCGATCCGGCGGCCTTCGCCGCTGCCTACGCCGCCGCCGATCGTGACATCGCCGATCGGATCCTCGGTGCCCGCGAACGGCTCGGCGAGGTGGCACTCGACGATATCGAACTGCGCCGGATCGCGGCGCTGTGCGCGGCCTTCGACGTCGACGGTATGCGTGCGGATCTGGTGGTGGCGCGCACCGCGACCGCGCATGCGGCGTGGCGCGGAAGTGATTGTGTGACAGCCGAAGACGTCCGGGTCGCCGCGGAACTGGCCCTGCCGCATCGGCGGCGGCGCGACCCGTTCGACGAACCCGGCATCACCGAGGAGCAGCTCGACGACGCGATGCGCGAGGCCGACCGGGAGGCCGAACAGGCCCGCTCCGACGCGGATCGGCCCGCCCCGCCGGAGGATCGTGAATCCGGTAGTGGCACCGGCGCATCCGAGGGCGAGGACGCTCCGTCCGATACCGGCGGGACGGGTCCGCTCGATCCGGCACCGTCCGGAGATTCCGATCCCGACGGTCCCGACGACGACGGACCCGACGGTTCGCCCGGCGGGGGCGCCCGCGAGCGCGCCGCCGCGGCTCCGGCGGATTCGGCCGCGCGCCCGCCGCACTGGGAGATTCCCGGTGTCGGAGAGGGCGCCCCGGGCCGGCGCTCACGCGCGCACACCCGGCACGGCCGGGTGGTGCGGTCGGTCGCCGACACCTCCACCGGCCTGCATCTGCTCGGCACCCTGTTCGCCGCCGCACCGCACCAGGTCACCCGCGGCCGGACCGAGGGTCCGCTGGCACTCGAACCCGCCGATCTGCGCGGCGCGTATCGCGAAGGGCGGGAAGGGAATCTGGTGGTGTTCGTGGTCGACACCTCCGGTTCGATGGCCGCCCGGGATCGGCTGTCGGCGGTGACCGGCGCGGTCGTGGCCCTGTTGCGGGACGCCTATCAGCGGCGCGACAAGGTCGCGGTGATCACGGTGCGGGGTGCCGAGGCCGAGCTGGTGCTGCCACCGACCTCATCGGTGGATATCGCGGTCCGCCGCCTCGCCGATCTGCGCACCGGCGGCAAAACCCCGCTCGCCCAGGGACTGCTGAAGGCCCGGGAGGTGGTGGCCCGCGAACACCTCCGCGATCCGCGCCGCCGGGCGATGGTCGTCCTGCTCACCGACGGCCGGGCCACCGGTGGCGCCGATCCGATTCCGCGCGCTCGTGCCGCCGCCCGGCTGCTGGCGCGCGATGGCGTGTCCGGTGTGGTGGTGGACTGCGAGCGGGGCATGGTCCGGCTCGGCCTGGCCGCCGAATTCGCCCGTGAACTGCGCGCCACCTGTCTGCGCCTGGCCGAGCTGACCGGCGAGTCGGTGGCCGCCGCGGTGAAGTCGGGGCTGCCGCACGGGCGGCTGGCGGCCTGA
- a CDS encoding cobalamin biosynthesis protein, with translation MRRPARRGIPGRYGIGAPVVVGVGARPDPDGDAIVAAVRTVLGDSPIRGLATIDRRAGAAGMVAAAAVLGVPVFGFDATELARIEVPNPAARTATSVGTGSVAEAAALLACRRWCERPRLLVPKSAFGAITVAVACC, from the coding sequence ATGCGCCGGCCCGCTAGACGCGGTATTCCCGGCAGGTACGGTATCGGAGCCCCGGTCGTGGTCGGCGTCGGGGCACGACCCGATCCGGACGGTGATGCGATCGTGGCCGCCGTTCGGACGGTCCTGGGGGACAGTCCGATTCGTGGCCTGGCCACGATCGATCGACGCGCCGGTGCGGCGGGTATGGTCGCGGCGGCGGCCGTCCTGGGCGTGCCGGTATTCGGATTCGATGCCACCGAACTCGCCCGGATCGAGGTCCCCAATCCGGCCGCCCGCACGGCGACGAGCGTCGGCACCGGCAGCGTCGCCGAGGCCGCCGCACTCCTGGCATGCCGTCGCTGGTGCGAACGGCCCCGGCTGCTGGTACCCAAATCGGCGTTCGGCGCGATCACCGTCGCCGTCGCCTGCTGCTGA
- a CDS encoding alpha/beta hydrolase → MTNETPLAPSTTHAWQPDVLGEGYRQLTIPLGPDPDGEGEVAATLVRHESDSAEPAAGAVLYVHGFTDYFFQKHLAEHMSGHGYRFYALDLRKCGRSRRPGQTAHYVSDLRLYDAELDRAVEIVREETGLPVLLMAHSTGGLVLPLWLHRRNLESPVAEQGLTGLVLNSPWFDLQGPAYYRSVGTAIIGGVGRLRAMTRLPGGELSTYGDSLHASVSGEWDYNLDWKPLGGFPVHLGWLRAIRQGHARLHRGLDIGIPALILRSKVTKFMRSYGPAADVSDVVLDVRQIQRWSGCLGGRTNIVPIEGARHDVFLSAPPVRAQAFTELDAWLGWLRDHRGR, encoded by the coding sequence GTGACGAACGAGACGCCGTTGGCCCCCTCGACGACCCACGCCTGGCAGCCCGATGTGCTGGGCGAGGGATACCGGCAGTTGACCATCCCGCTCGGGCCCGATCCCGACGGTGAAGGTGAGGTGGCGGCCACGCTGGTCCGCCACGAATCCGACAGTGCGGAGCCGGCGGCCGGCGCGGTGCTGTACGTCCACGGCTTCACCGACTACTTCTTCCAGAAGCATCTGGCCGAGCACATGAGCGGCCACGGCTACCGCTTCTACGCACTGGATCTGCGCAAGTGCGGCCGATCCCGCCGCCCCGGCCAGACCGCCCACTACGTCAGCGATCTACGCCTCTACGACGCCGAACTGGATCGGGCGGTCGAGATCGTGCGCGAGGAGACCGGATTGCCGGTGCTGCTGATGGCGCACTCCACCGGTGGTCTGGTGCTGCCGCTGTGGCTGCACCGCCGCAACCTGGAGTCACCGGTCGCCGAGCAGGGTCTCACCGGTCTGGTGCTCAACAGCCCGTGGTTCGATCTGCAGGGCCCGGCCTACTACCGCAGCGTCGGCACCGCGATCATCGGCGGGGTCGGCCGGTTGCGGGCCATGACCCGGCTGCCCGGCGGTGAGCTGAGTACCTACGGCGACAGCCTGCACGCCAGCGTCTCCGGCGAATGGGACTACAACCTGGACTGGAAGCCGCTGGGTGGATTCCCGGTTCATCTGGGCTGGCTGCGCGCGATTCGCCAGGGGCATGCGCGCCTGCATCGCGGTCTCGACATCGGCATTCCGGCGCTGATCCTGCGGTCGAAGGTGACCAAGTTCATGCGCAGCTACGGCCCCGCCGCCGACGTCTCGGATGTGGTACTCGACGTGCGCCAGATCCAGCGCTGGTCGGGATGTCTGGGCGGGCGGACGAACATCGTGCCGATCGAGGGTGCGCGCCACGATGTGTTCCTGTCCGCGCCGCCGGTGCGCGCACAGGCGTTCACCGAACTCGATGCCTGGCTGGGCTGGTTGCGCGATCACCGCGGCCGCTGA